One region of Drosophila kikkawai strain 14028-0561.14 chromosome 2R, DkikHiC1v2, whole genome shotgun sequence genomic DNA includes:
- the Xbp1 gene encoding LOW QUALITY PROTEIN: uncharacterized protein Xbp1 (The sequence of the model RefSeq protein was modified relative to this genomic sequence to represent the inferred CDS: deleted 2 bases in 1 codon): protein MAPTANAVLITVPRTAITSNTLPKLRPAPLTAALLKASSPTPSSSGYASSSNMDDETLSTVPPKAKKRRLDHLTWEEKVQRKKLKNRVAAQTSRDRKKARMEEMEYEIKELTDKTEILQNKCDSLQAINESLLAKNHKLDSELEIMRQEFAELKQQQQQYTAKSIAATNNQSTSQSNASVGAEGCASTILGSAASNADSAAGYTTSGHTVVSASAGGAAEKQPEPDITLEGCGALPSLQDMLGDDEEFDVKRLEELAESLLADITADLETGAGASSPAAAQDAGDAERLPGPVVGSAAERLESGGHRADGLSNAEAPLEHCHSLNVQVLEVNGNPQQKATAPASTTTTTATITATAAASLLQATPDTVYGTYDAKTNSITIVMDGDAVPVNEAVEEIYCDGVTAGDEDTTDVIMKCPPPATSPSQVYLNVVNATEDDSDDESSFDPIQRFLCPRVKAISPLAKSPALSLHSATSDHGYESILGSPTSTALTLPIDEEDFPWQSNFDELFPSLI, encoded by the exons ATGGCTCCCACCGCGAACGCAGTGCTGATAACCGTGCCGCGGACAGCCATCACATCGAATACGCTACCCAAACTGCGCCCCGCCCCCCTGACGGCGGCCCTGCTCAAGGCCTCCTCGCCCACTCCCTCGAGCTCGGGCTACGCGTCCTCCTCCAACATGGACGACGAGACCCTGTCGACGGTGCCGCCCAAGGCCAAGAAGCGCCGCCTGGACCACCTCACCTGGGAAGAGAAGGTGCAGAGAAA GAAGCTAAAGAACCGAGTGGCCGCCCAAACCTCGCGCGACCGGAAGAAGGCTCGCATGGAGGAGATGGAGTACGAGATCAAAGAACTCACAGACAAGACGGAAATATTACAGAACAAGTGCGACAGTCTGCAGGCCATCAACGAGTCGCTGTTGGCCAAGAACCACAAGCTCGACTCGGAACTGGAGATCATGCGCCAGGAATTCGCCGagctgaagcagcagcagcagcagtacacGGCCAAGAGCATCGCCGCCACAAACAACCAGAGCACCAGCCAATCCAACGCCAGCGTAGGCGCTGAGGGCTGTGCGTCCACAATCCTTGGATCTGCAGCATCCAATGCTGAC TCTGCCGCAGGGTACACAACAAGTGGACACACAGTCGTCAGCGCGTCTGCTGGCGGAGCAGCTGAAAAGCAGCCGGAGCCTGACATCACTCTGGAAGGTTGTGGCGCTTTGCCTTCTCTACAAGACATGCTTGGCGACGACGAAGAATTCGACGTCAAGCGCCTCGAAGAGCTGGCCGAAAGTCTGCTCGCAGATATCACAGCAGACCTGGAGACAGGCGCTGGAGCGAGCAGCCCAGCTGCTGCCCAAGATGCAGGCGACGCAGAGCGACTGCCTGGACCAGTGGTGGGGTCCGCAGCAGAGCGCCTGGAATCCGGCGGGCATAGAGCTGATGGCCTGAGTAATGCCGAAGCACCCCTGGAGCACTGTCACAGCCTGAATGTGCAGGTGTTGGAGGTAAATGGAAACCCCCAGCAAAAAGCGACAGCGCCAGcctcgacgacgacgacgacagccaCAATCACAGCTACAGCGGCCGCCTCACTTCTGCAGGCAACACCGGACACAGTGTACGGCACCTATGATGCCAAGACGAACTCCATTACCATTGTGATGGACGGCGATGCGGTGCCGGTGAACGAGGCCGTCGAGGAGATCTACTGCGACGGCGTCACCGCTGGCGACGAGGATACGACGGACGTGATCATGAAGTGTCCGCCGCCAGCGACGTCACCGTCGCAGGTCTACCTGAACGTGGTGAACGCCACCGAGGACGACTCGGACGACGAGAGCAGCTTTGATCCCATCCAGCGCTTTCTCTGTCCGCGTGTCAAGGCGATCTCCCCACTGGCCAAATCCCCCGCATTGTCTCTCCACTCGGCCACCTCGGATCACGGCTACGAGTCCATACTGGGCTCCCCGACATCCACGGCCCTTACTCTGCCCATCGACGAGGAGGATTTCCCCTGGCAGAGCAACTTTGACGAGCTGTTCCCCAGCTTGATATAA
- the LOC108078136 gene encoding dynein regulatory complex protein 8 produces the protein MEVGVTLNNELEVQIAEAFCIFDTHGDKYIDTRNVGNVLRFLGCVPTEKEVLEVMKATDSVDYPGEAHLAKFVAHVSVLLMDHKMEPASPAKILEAFEALDPENKKYLTKEYFGKLMAEDGEPFTEQELEAMWPVAIDPITGTIPFTFYINQLKHKAKIYEVADVVKEELAQAEKEKGKKPPPTVPVP, from the exons ATGGAAGTTGGTG TTACCTTAAACAACGAACTTGAGGTTCAGATTGCGGAAGCCTTTTGCATCTTCGACACGCATGGGGATAAGTACATTGACACCCGCAACGTGGGCAACGTCCTCCGCTTCCTGGGCTGCGTTCCCACAGAGAAGGAGGTCCTTGAGGTCATGAAAGCCACAGACTCCGTGGACTACCCGGGAGAGGCTCACTTGGCCAAATTCGTGGCCCACGTCTCCGTTCTGCTCATGGATCACAA AATGGAACCGGCGTCTCCTGCAAAGATACTGGAGGCCTTTGAAGCCTTGGACCCGGAGAACAAGAAGTACCTAACCAAAGAGTACTTCGGCAAACTGATGGCCGAGGATGGCGAGCCGTTCacggagcaggagctggaggcgATGTGGCCGGTGGCCATAGATCCGATTACCGGAACCATTCCCTTCACCTTCTACATCAACCAACTGAAG CACAAGGCAAAAATCTACGAAGTAGCTGATGTGGTGAAGGAGGAATTGGCCCAGGCTGAAAAGGAGAAGGGTAAAAAACCCCCGCCAACAGTACCGGTGCCTTAA